A single Archocentrus centrarchus isolate MPI-CPG fArcCen1 unplaced genomic scaffold, fArcCen1 scaffold_30_ctg1, whole genome shotgun sequence DNA region contains:
- the zcchc9 gene encoding zinc finger CCHC domain-containing protein 9, which translates to MTRWARANNIHKHKPASATPWSQLRAGRQAGGRGGSAGGKEDPLRRTQPSGSTVKKPNSKKKEYVNEDVNGFLEYLRQSGQQLPEGGGEGEQELREEVQMALKKDKRREDRRIKRQSDKKNKMLCFNCRKPSHGLADCPEADRDREMGRGICFRCGSTEHEIQKCRAKVDPALGDYPYAKCFTCGQTGHLSRSCPDNPKGLYAQGGCCHICGSVEHFQKDCPEHQTASNSVTVGWLSNNMSADHEEVHIPVKKAKPKLTKVVIF; encoded by the exons ATGACGAGGTGGGCGAGAGCTAACAacatccacaaacacaaaccagcCTCGGCCACTCCCTGGAGCCAGCTGAGAGCAGGACGACAGGCAGGAGGCAGAGGCGGCTCAGCTGGTGGTAAAGAAGACCCTCTGAGGAGGACACAGCCGAGTGGGTCTACTGTAAAGAAGCCCAACTCCAAGAAAAAGGAGTACGTCAACGAGGATGTGAACGGCTTCCTGGAGTATCTCCGGCAGAGCGGACAGCAGCTACCTGAAGGAGGTGGGGAAGGAGAGCAGGAGCTCAGGGAGGAGGTGCAAATGGCTCTGAAGAAAGACAAGAGAAGGGAGGACAGGAGGATAAAAAGACAGAGCGATAAGAAGAACAAAATG TTGTGTTTTAACTGCAGGAAGCCCAGTCACGGGCTGGCAGACTGTCCAGAGGccgacagagacagagagatgggCCGAGGCATCTGCTTCCGCTGTGGCTCCACCGAACACGAAATCCAAAAGTGCAGAGCTAAAGTGGACCCTGCTCTGG GTGATTACCCATACGCAAAGTGCTTCACCTGTGGTCAGACTGGACACCTGTCACGTTCCTGCCCTGATAATCCCAAAGGCCTTTATGCACAAG GTGGTTGCTGTCATATTTGTGGCTCAGTGGAACATTTTCAGAAGGACTGTCCAGAGCACCAGACTGCAA GTAATTCAGTGACAGTGGGCTGGCTGTCCAACAATATGAGCGCAGACCACGAGGAAGTGCACATTCCAGTAAAGAAAGCAAAACCCAAGCTGACTAAAGTGGTGATATTCTGA